In Sphaerospermopsis torques-reginae ITEP-024, the genomic window CATTCCTGAAAAACTAGCGGAAAATATTAATTCCCTTCCCATTGGTAAACCCATTGGAGACAGAACAGTTTATATATTAGATACTCATTTACATAGAGTTCCTATTGGTGTCGCAGGTGAATTATATATAGGTGGTGCGAGTGTTGCTAGAGGTTACTTAAATCAACCAAAATTAACTAGAGAAAGATTTATTTCTAATCCCTTTATGGAGGGAGATACCCTTTACAAAACAGGAGATTTAGTTCGGAGTTTACCTAATGGAAATATAGAATTTATTGGAAGAATTGACACACAAGTAAAACTGCGTGGTTTTAGAATTGAATTAGCAGAAATAGAAGCAGTTTTAAATCAACATCCTGATATTCAACAAGTTGTAGTAATTGCGCGAGAAGATGAACCAGGAAAGAAATTATTAGTAGCTTATTTAGTAGCACAGGATAATGTAGCAACTCCCAGCAGTTTGAGAAACTTCCTTAAATCAAAACTGCCAGATTACATGATTCCTGCTGCTTTTGTATTTTTAGATAATTTACCATTAACTCCTAATGGTAAAATCAATCGCCGTGCTTTGCCAATTCCCGATCATACGCAAAGAAATTTAGAAGTTAATTTTGTTCCACCTAGCACCGATACAGAACAAGAATTAGCAGCTATTTGGACAGAAGTTTTGAACTTAAAACAAGTAGGAATCCATGATAACTTTTTTGAATTAGGAGGACATTCCCTACTTGCTACTCAAGCAATTTCTCGTTTAAGAGAAGTTTTTTCTTTAGATTTTCCTCTGCGTTATTTATTTGAAAATCCCACCATTGCCGAACTTGCCCAAAAAGTTACTGAACAACAAATTGAGCAAGCAGAAAATGATGAACTGGCAAGGATTTTAGCAGAAGTAGATCAACTATCAGAAGAGGAGGTGACACAGCAACTAATGTTTTAATAATGTTTTAATAATCAGTTTTAATAAACAATTGTGGCGATTTGATTTAAGCAAATGCAAAATTACCAGGAATAAGAATATGTCAAACACTATTACCTTATCAAATATTGCCGCCAAAAAGGAATTGATAGTTACTTTATTTTCTGCTGTTGATTCCTCTGATTGGAATTTACTCAAAAATTGCTTTGACGAAAATATCATCTATGAACGTCCAGGTTATCAGCCTTTTATTGGACTTGATAAACTGCTAAATTTTTATCAATATGAGAGAATCATTGCCTCTGGTAAACATTACCTTGAACATATTGCGGTTGACAATAATCATGGTGCTTGCTGGGGCAAATTTATTGGTATCCATAAAAATGGCTCTCCCATTAATGAAGGCTTTGCTGATGTTTATTCCTTTGACAATGGCAAATTTAAAACTCGACGCAGCTACTTCTTTAGACCAGCAGTATAATTAACAAAATCAACAAAATCTCTGATATAGCTACCTCTAATAATTGACTGATTGTAAAATTTCTTCTTTCTCTGTGTTCTCTGTGCCTCTGTGGTTCTATAAAAAATAAATTAACACAAAAATGAGCGACTTACTAAAACAACTTGAAAAATTATCACCAGAAAAACGAGCATTAGTTTTACAAAAACTCAAAAAGCAACAACAAATCCCACTCCTCAAACCAGTATCACGGGAAAAACCCCTTCCCCTCTCCTTTGCTCAACAAAGACTGTGGTTTATTGACCAACTAGAAGGAGAAAATGGTGTTTATAATGTGCCATTTTTCTGGCAGATTAGCGGTATTTTAAATATTAATGCTTTAGAAAAAGCCATTTTAGAAATTATCCAACGCCATGAAATATTACGCACTAGCTTCTCTATTGTTAATGAATCACCCATACAGATAATTCACACCCAACCTGAATTAAAAATAGAAGTCCTAGACTGGCGACAAGTACCAGAAAAAGACAAATTCAGCAAAGCTAAACATTTAGCAACAGCAGAATTACAACAACCATTTGATTTATCAAAAGCTCCTTTATTGCGAGTAAAATTACTGCAACTAGCTGATCAATCTCATTTGCTATTATTGGTGATTCATCACATAGTTTGTGATGGTTGGTCAATGGATATTTTCCGCCGAGAATTATTCACTCTTTACACCGCTTTTTGTAGTGGGGAATCTTCTTATTTAGCGCCATTATCTTTACAATATGCTGATTTTGCTCACTGGCAAAGATCATATTTACAAGGAGAAACTTTAAATAAACAACTCAATTACTGGCAACAACAATTAGCAAAAATTAACCCATTATTAGAACTACCTACAGATTATCCCCGTCCATCAGTCCAAAGTTTTCGCGGACGTAGTGAATTTATACAAATTGATCTAGATTTAACACAAAAATTAAAGCGGTTAAGTCAGGAGTCAGGAACGACTTTGTTTATGACTTTGCTGGCAGTATTTACGCTGTTATTGTCTCGTTATAGTAGACAAGATGATATTGTAGTTGGTTCTGCGATCGCCAATCGTAACCGCAAAGAAATAGAACCCTTAATTGGCTTTTTTGTCAATACTCTGGCTTTGCGTACCAACTTACAAGGAAATCCCACTTTTTCAGAATTACTGCAACGGGTAAAACAAGCAACTTTAGATGCTTATGATCATCAAGATTTACCCTTTGAAAAATTAGTTGATGAATTAGGATTAGAGCGATCGCTTGCTCATCATCCCCTCTTTCAAGTTGCTTTTGGTTTGCAAGCTGGAACTCCAGAGAAACTAGAAATTCCTGATTTAACTCTCACCCGCTTTGAGTGGGAAAACACCACAACATTTTTTGATTTATCACTAATCTTCCGGGAAACTCCCCAAGGTTTAACCGGAGAATGGGAATATGCAACTGATTTGTTTGCAGATACAACTATTCAAAGGATGGTGCGCCATTTTGAGGTTCTGCTAAAGCAAATTATTGATAATCCCCATCAATCAATTAATACTCTATCTTTGCTGACTCAAGATGAAATTCAGCAACTACAAACATGGAATCAAACAGAAACAGAATATCCTCAAGATAAAACTTTTGTTGACTTATTTGCAGAACAAGTTATCAAAAATCCTGATAAGTTAGCTGTAGTTTTTGCATCTGAAAGTCTAACTTATCAACAGTTAAATGCAAAAGCAAACCAACTAGCTAATTATTTAATTGAAAATTACCAAATTCAACCAGATACCTTAATTGGTATTTCTGTGGAACGTTCTTTGGAAATGATTGTTGGTATTTTAGGGATTCTGAAAGCTGGTGGTGCTTATGTACCCATTGATCCCAACTATCCCCAAGAACGAATTGAGTTGATGTTAGCAGATTCTGGAATATCGGTTTTATTAACTCAAAGTTGTTTAGTAGATAAATTACCTTTAGATAGTTTAGAAAATACTGTTAAAGTTGTTTATTTAGATGAAGAAAGAGACAAATACCCATCACCCATTGTCAATTGTCAATTGTCAACTGTCAATTACAATAATTTAGCTTATGTAATTTATACCTCTGGTTCAACAGGTAAACCCAAAGGAGTAATGATTGAACATCAAGCAATTGTTAATTTAGCTTTAGCTTGGGGTGAAAAATTCCAAGTTAAAAATGAAAGTCGTTTACTACAATTCGGTTCTTTTAGTTTTGATTTATCTATTGGTGAAATTGCGACTGCTTTATCAGCAGGTGCTTGTTTATATTTAGGTCATAAAGATACTTTATTGCCTGGTGAAAGTTTAGTTGAATTTTTAATTGAACACAAAATTACTCATGGGTTTTTATCACCTTCAGCTTTATCTGTTTTACCAAAAACAAATTTCCCAGATTTACAATGTCTGACTGTTGGTGGTGAGGCTTGTGCGGCTGAATTAGTAAGTCAATGGGGAACAGAACAATATTTATATAATTGCTATGGTCCTACAGAATCTACAGTAACGGCTGCTATTTATCTTTGTCAACCCAATGGCGAAAAACCACCAATTGGTAAACCATTACCTAATATCCGTATTTATATTTTAGATGCTAATCATCAACCATTGCCCCCAGGAATACCAGGGGAATTATGTATTGCGGGAGTAGGTTTAGCGCGGGGTTATCTTAATCGTCCTGATTTAACAGCTACAAAATTCATTGATATTAAGTTATTTGGTAAATCTGAACGGATTTATAAAACCGGTGATTTAGCTAAATGGAATAATCAAGGCTATTTAGAATATTTGGGTCGCATTGATGAACAAGTAAAATTACGGGGTTTTAGAATTGAACTGGGTGAAATAGAATCACTATTATTACAACATCCATCAGTTAAAGAAGCTGTGGTGATTTTATATGAAACTGACAACAATCCCCGGTTAATTGCCTATATTACAGAGTCAGAAAAAACCGCGAATTTGGCGGTTGAAGTGAGAGAATACCTCAAAAATAACTTGCCAAATTATATGGTTCCCAGCCAGATTATGGTTTTGGAAAACTTGCCTCTGACTGCTAATGGGAAAATAAACCGTCGTGCATTACCAGCACCAAACACAACAACTGCTGCTGATGTGGAAATACCAGCAACTCCAACAGAAGAAATATTAGCTAGTTTATGGCAAGGTTTGTTAAAAGTTAAGTCTATTAGTCGTAGTGATAACTTTTTTGAGTTGGGTGGAAATTCTTTATTAGCAACACAATTAATTACCCGCATTCGTGACGGTTTTCAGGTAGAAATACCTGTCCGTAAGGTATTTGAACAAAGTATTTTATCTGAGTTAGCGCGGGAAATTGATAAAGCATCTAAGAGTGTCATTTTACCTGCGATCGCACCTCAACCAGACCATGAACCAAAAACCCTATCTTTTGCCCAATCACGACTTTGGTTTTTAGCCCAGTTGGAAGGTCAAGGAACTTCTTCTACCTATAATATGCCGATCGCATTCCAAATTGACGGTAATCTCAATGTCAATGCTCTGCGGCAAAGTTTAACTTATTTATTAGAACGGCATACAAGTTTACGCTCTTATTTTCCTGGCTTCAAGGGAGAACCGCAAGTATTAATCACCAGATTAAACGATATAGAAGTTCTGGAAATTGCTGACTTGCAAACACTCGACCCCAAGACGCAAGCAGAGGATGTACGCAAGTTAGCTGATAGTCATGCTCAAGAACCCTTTGATTTAAATACTGGTCCTCTGTTTAAAACTAAACTACTGCAACTGAGCGAGCAAAAAAATGTCCTGCTGATTAATATGCACCACATTATCAGTGATGGCTGGTCCATAGGTGTATTTAAGCGAGAATGGGAACAAGCTTATGCTGCATATACTGCGGGTTCTATACCAAACTTGTCACCGTTGCCGATTCAGTATAGCGATTTTGCAGCTTGGCAGCGCAATTGGTTACAAGGGGAAACTTTAAGAAATCAGGAAAATTACTGGCAACAACAACTAGCTGATGCACCCAGCTTACTAGAATTACCTACAGATTATCCCCGTCCCGCACAACAAAGTTATCAGGGTAAGGGATATAAACATCGTTTGAGCAAGGAACTAACACACAAATTAAAAGTTCTTAGTCAACAACATGGGGTAAGTTTGTTTATGACCATGTTGGCTAGTTTTAATATTTTACTATCCCGTTACAGTCGTGCAGAAGATTTATGTGTGGGTACTGTAATTGCTAACCGCACCCATCGAGATATAGAAGGATTAATCGGCTTTTTTGTCAATACCTTAGTATTGCGGAGCAAAATTCAGTCAGAGCAAGGATTTATTCACCTACTCCAACAAACTCGCCAAACTTGTTTAGAAGCTTATGCCCATCAAGACATTCCCTTTGAATATCTGGTAGAAAAACTGCAACCAGAACGCACCCTCAGTTATAATCCTTTATTCCAAGTGATGATAGTATTGCAAAACATGGAAGGTGCAGGAAAGTATGTGAATTTAACAGGGTTAGAGATTCAAGAATTTAAACAAAACTATCCCTTTGCTAAATTTGATTTGACTCTTGATCTTTGGGATAGAGATGGTCAATTAGACTGTATGTGGGGATATGCTACCGATTTATTTACAGAAGAAACTATTAAACGCATGGCGGGACATTTTGAAGTTTTGCTGACAGCAATTACTGAAAATCCCCAACAGCCAATTTATCAGCTACCCATCATCACTCCAGCAGAAATTCAACAGCTACAAATTTGGAATCAAACAGACGCAGATTATCCTCAAAATCATACTCTGATGACTCTGTTTGCACAACAGGTAGAAAAAACCCCTGATCAAATTGCAGTGGTGTTTGCAAATCAAAGTTTGACTTATGCACAACTGAATCAAAAAGCTAATCAATTAGCCCAAAAAATATCTAATTATTTAATTCAAAATCACCAAATTCAACCTAATACTTTAATTGGTATTTGTGTTGAACGGTCTTTAGAAATGCTGATTGGGATCTTTGCTATCCTCAAAGCAGGTGGAGCTTATGTCCCAATTGATCCGAGTTATCCCCAAGAACGTATTAATTTAATATTAGAAGATAGTAATGCTGCTATATTACTCACAACCAAATCTCTACAAAAACAACTTCCTTTAGAACACTTGAAAAATACTACTCAATTAGTATTTTTAGATGAACTAGAGCAAGGAAGTCAGGAGTCGGGAGTTGGGAGTGGGGAGGTTTTTAATTACCAATTACCAATTACCAATAGCCATGATTTAGCTTATGTTATTTATACCTCTGGTTCTACAGGAAAACCGAAAGGAGTAGCGATCGCCCATTCTAGTGCTGTGGCCTTTGTTAAATGGGCGCATTCGGTCTTTAATGCAGAACAACTTGCAGGTGTCTTAGCATCAACTTCTATTTGTTTTGATCTCTCAATTTTTGAAATTTTTGTTCCCTTGACTCAAGGTGGTAGTGTGAT contains:
- a CDS encoding non-ribosomal peptide synthetase; amino-acid sequence: MSDLLKQLEKLSPEKRALVLQKLKKQQQIPLLKPVSREKPLPLSFAQQRLWFIDQLEGENGVYNVPFFWQISGILNINALEKAILEIIQRHEILRTSFSIVNESPIQIIHTQPELKIEVLDWRQVPEKDKFSKAKHLATAELQQPFDLSKAPLLRVKLLQLADQSHLLLLVIHHIVCDGWSMDIFRRELFTLYTAFCSGESSYLAPLSLQYADFAHWQRSYLQGETLNKQLNYWQQQLAKINPLLELPTDYPRPSVQSFRGRSEFIQIDLDLTQKLKRLSQESGTTLFMTLLAVFTLLLSRYSRQDDIVVGSAIANRNRKEIEPLIGFFVNTLALRTNLQGNPTFSELLQRVKQATLDAYDHQDLPFEKLVDELGLERSLAHHPLFQVAFGLQAGTPEKLEIPDLTLTRFEWENTTTFFDLSLIFRETPQGLTGEWEYATDLFADTTIQRMVRHFEVLLKQIIDNPHQSINTLSLLTQDEIQQLQTWNQTETEYPQDKTFVDLFAEQVIKNPDKLAVVFASESLTYQQLNAKANQLANYLIENYQIQPDTLIGISVERSLEMIVGILGILKAGGAYVPIDPNYPQERIELMLADSGISVLLTQSCLVDKLPLDSLENTVKVVYLDEERDKYPSPIVNCQLSTVNYNNLAYVIYTSGSTGKPKGVMIEHQAIVNLALAWGEKFQVKNESRLLQFGSFSFDLSIGEIATALSAGACLYLGHKDTLLPGESLVEFLIEHKITHGFLSPSALSVLPKTNFPDLQCLTVGGEACAAELVSQWGTEQYLYNCYGPTESTVTAAIYLCQPNGEKPPIGKPLPNIRIYILDANHQPLPPGIPGELCIAGVGLARGYLNRPDLTATKFIDIKLFGKSERIYKTGDLAKWNNQGYLEYLGRIDEQVKLRGFRIELGEIESLLLQHPSVKEAVVILYETDNNPRLIAYITESEKTANLAVEVREYLKNNLPNYMVPSQIMVLENLPLTANGKINRRALPAPNTTTAADVEIPATPTEEILASLWQGLLKVKSISRSDNFFELGGNSLLATQLITRIRDGFQVEIPVRKVFEQSILSELAREIDKASKSVILPAIAPQPDHEPKTLSFAQSRLWFLAQLEGQGTSSTYNMPIAFQIDGNLNVNALRQSLTYLLERHTSLRSYFPGFKGEPQVLITRLNDIEVLEIADLQTLDPKTQAEDVRKLADSHAQEPFDLNTGPLFKTKLLQLSEQKNVLLINMHHIISDGWSIGVFKREWEQAYAAYTAGSIPNLSPLPIQYSDFAAWQRNWLQGETLRNQENYWQQQLADAPSLLELPTDYPRPAQQSYQGKGYKHRLSKELTHKLKVLSQQHGVSLFMTMLASFNILLSRYSRAEDLCVGTVIANRTHRDIEGLIGFFVNTLVLRSKIQSEQGFIHLLQQTRQTCLEAYAHQDIPFEYLVEKLQPERTLSYNPLFQVMIVLQNMEGAGKYVNLTGLEIQEFKQNYPFAKFDLTLDLWDRDGQLDCMWGYATDLFTEETIKRMAGHFEVLLTAITENPQQPIYQLPIITPAEIQQLQIWNQTDADYPQNHTLMTLFAQQVEKTPDQIAVVFANQSLTYAQLNQKANQLAQKISNYLIQNHQIQPNTLIGICVERSLEMLIGIFAILKAGGAYVPIDPSYPQERINLILEDSNAAILLTTKSLQKQLPLEHLKNTTQLVFLDELEQGSQESGVGSGEVFNYQLPITNSHDLAYVIYTSGSTGKPKGVAIAHSSAVAFVKWAHSVFNAEQLAGVLASTSICFDLSIFEIFVPLTQGGSVILVENAIYIEQAHQSPIPITLINTVPSAAAEMLNMNAIPSTVQVMNLAGETLKNSLVQGLYQTTLIKEIYNLYGPSEDTTYSTFTKVAKNAENEPTIGKAIANTRIYILDQYNQPLPPGIPGELCIAGTGLAQSYLHCPETTAEKFIEIELFGKQERIYKTGDLARWLSDGNLQYLGRIDHQVKLRGFRIELSEIETALVKHPQIQEAVVLLREDKEFDQRLVAYIVPTNTNNTSPSEQVELWASVFNNSYSQSSTPTDDPTLNIAGWQDSYTGEPIHPSAMQEWRDTTVNQILEFAPQKVWEIGCGTGMLLFKIAPHCQHYLATDFSAGGLQYIEQHLQQQSLEKKVTLKNRTAHEFDSTQTNAYDLVIFNSVIQYFPSLDYLLTVIEGAINTVSYQGKIFIGDVRNLHLLEAFHTATQFHRAPDNLSIQELRQQIQTSIRNEAELLIDPDFFIALKQRFPRITHVKIELKRGENLTEMNRFRYDVVLYLDGLDPAVTTKPQLLDWQEQQLNLDRIKQILTTGQPDVLSIKNIPNARLTSEMKLLETIPQLAGTVKDLKAIISQSSSGIEPEAFRTCTRDLPYTPFIQYSSTGFAFYDVVLQRNIPGRETIPRFNQWENWRMKPWQHYANQPLQYTITQIDPNVLEEWRDFLSQTLPEYMIPSHFIVLEKLPLTPNGKVNRKALTEVGKTVVSTDIEVPVTETEKSLAQIWAKLLKYEVIGRQDNFFNLGGHSLLATQLCYRIRDTFKVELPLRQVFETPTLIDLANYLDSCLWVNSATADVQPLNSDEEEIEL
- a CDS encoding nuclear transport factor 2 family protein, with amino-acid sequence MSNTITLSNIAAKKELIVTLFSAVDSSDWNLLKNCFDENIIYERPGYQPFIGLDKLLNFYQYERIIASGKHYLEHIAVDNNHGACWGKFIGIHKNGSPINEGFADVYSFDNGKFKTRRSYFFRPAV